In Paraburkholderia sprentiae WSM5005, a genomic segment contains:
- a CDS encoding serine hydroxymethyltransferase — protein MSNPNPFFEDSLAARDPAVRGAILKELERQQSQVELIASENIVSRAVLDAQGSVLTNKYAEGYPGKRYYGGCENVDAIETLALDRIKQLFDASFANVQPHSGAQANGAVMLALTKPGDTVLGMSLDAGGHLTHGAKPALSGKWFNAVQYGVRRDTMLIDYEQIEELAQQHKPTLLIAGFSAYPRALDFARLRAIADGVGAKLMVDMAHIAGVIAAGRHANPVPHAHVVTSTTHKTLRGPRGGFVLTNDEAIAKKINSAVFPGLQGGPLMHVIAGKAVAFGEALQPGFKTYIDSVLANARALGEVLKAGGVELVTGGTDNHLLLVDLRPKGLKGNQVEQALERAGITCNKNGIPFDTEKPTITSGIRLGTPAATTRGFGVSEFREVGRLIVEVLDALRRSPDGDAATEQRVHREIFALCERFPIY, from the coding sequence ATGTCGAACCCGAATCCCTTTTTCGAAGACTCGCTAGCGGCGCGCGATCCGGCCGTGCGCGGCGCCATTCTGAAAGAACTCGAGCGCCAGCAATCGCAAGTCGAGCTGATCGCGTCGGAAAACATCGTGTCGCGCGCGGTGCTCGACGCCCAAGGCTCGGTGCTGACCAACAAGTACGCGGAGGGGTATCCGGGCAAGCGCTACTACGGCGGTTGCGAAAACGTCGACGCGATCGAGACGCTGGCGCTCGATCGTATCAAGCAGCTGTTCGACGCGAGCTTCGCCAACGTGCAGCCGCACTCCGGCGCGCAGGCGAACGGCGCGGTAATGCTCGCGCTCACCAAGCCGGGCGATACCGTGCTCGGCATGTCGCTCGACGCGGGCGGGCATCTGACGCACGGCGCGAAGCCCGCGTTGTCCGGCAAGTGGTTCAACGCGGTGCAGTACGGCGTGCGGCGCGACACGATGCTGATCGACTACGAGCAGATCGAGGAGTTGGCGCAACAGCACAAACCCACGCTGCTGATCGCCGGGTTCTCCGCCTATCCGCGCGCGCTCGACTTCGCGCGGCTGCGCGCGATCGCCGATGGCGTCGGTGCGAAGCTGATGGTGGACATGGCGCATATCGCCGGCGTGATCGCGGCGGGCCGTCATGCCAATCCGGTCCCGCATGCGCACGTGGTTACGTCGACCACTCACAAGACCTTGCGCGGTCCACGCGGCGGCTTCGTGCTGACCAACGATGAAGCGATCGCGAAGAAGATCAACTCGGCGGTGTTTCCCGGCTTGCAGGGCGGCCCGCTGATGCACGTGATCGCCGGCAAGGCGGTCGCATTCGGCGAGGCGCTGCAGCCGGGCTTCAAAACCTATATCGACAGCGTGCTCGCGAACGCGCGGGCACTGGGCGAGGTGCTCAAAGCGGGCGGCGTCGAGCTGGTGACGGGCGGCACCGACAACCATCTGCTGCTGGTCGATCTGCGGCCGAAGGGGCTCAAAGGCAATCAGGTCGAACAGGCGCTCGAACGCGCGGGCATCACCTGCAACAAGAACGGCATTCCGTTCGATACCGAGAAGCCGACGATCACCTCCGGCATTCGTCTCGGCACCCCAGCGGCCACGACACGCGGCTTCGGCGTCAGCGAGTTTCGCGAGGTCGGCCGTCTGATCGTCGAGGTGCTCGATGCGCTGCGGCGGTCCCCCGACGGCGATGCCGCAACCGAACAACGCGTGCACCGCGAGATTTTCGCGCTGTGCGAGCGCTTTCCTATTTACTGA
- a CDS encoding GlxA family transcriptional regulator, with translation MSTDRTASLSHFAFMPVPNFTMIAFSNAIEVLRMANYLTGQTLYRWSIVSPAGGPVMASNGLSVDTGPVECVGQPDIVFVVGGIDVQRSTAAEHLSALRRFARMGCVLGSLCTGTYALARAGLLAGYACAIHWENMSALKEEFPDTRFLKELFVIDRDRVTCTGGVAPLDMMLNLIAPRVGHARVTQIAEQFIVEHVRDTSAQQKMPLVARLGSANKSLFEVISLMENNIEEPLSREELARLAGMSQRQLQRLFREHLGMTPTHYYLTLRLRRARELLLQTDMSIMHITMACGFQSACHFSKSYRDAFGTAPTRERRRQAPSLSHAPVMAA, from the coding sequence ATGTCCACCGATCGCACGGCGTCGTTGTCGCATTTCGCGTTCATGCCGGTTCCCAACTTCACGATGATCGCCTTCAGCAACGCGATCGAAGTGCTACGCATGGCGAACTATCTGACCGGTCAAACGCTTTACCGCTGGTCGATCGTGAGTCCCGCCGGCGGGCCGGTCATGGCGAGCAACGGGCTATCCGTCGATACCGGTCCGGTCGAATGCGTCGGACAACCCGATATCGTGTTCGTGGTCGGCGGCATCGACGTGCAGCGCTCCACCGCCGCCGAGCATCTGTCCGCGCTGCGCCGGTTCGCGCGCATGGGCTGCGTGCTGGGCAGTCTGTGCACCGGCACCTATGCGCTCGCGCGCGCCGGCCTGCTGGCCGGGTATGCCTGCGCGATCCATTGGGAAAACATGTCGGCGCTGAAGGAAGAGTTTCCGGATACGCGCTTTCTGAAAGAGCTGTTCGTGATCGATCGCGATCGCGTGACGTGCACCGGCGGAGTCGCACCGCTCGACATGATGTTGAACCTGATCGCACCGCGCGTCGGTCACGCGCGCGTCACGCAGATCGCCGAGCAGTTCATCGTCGAACACGTGCGCGACACCAGCGCGCAGCAAAAGATGCCGCTCGTCGCGCGGCTCGGCTCGGCCAACAAGTCGCTGTTCGAAGTGATTTCGCTGATGGAGAACAACATCGAGGAGCCGCTGTCGCGCGAAGAACTCGCACGGCTCGCCGGCATGTCGCAACGGCAGTTGCAGCGGCTATTCCGCGAGCATCTGGGCATGACGCCCACGCACTACTATCTGACGCTGCGCTTGCGCCGCGCGCGCGAGCTGCTGTTGCAGACCGACATGTCCATCATGCACATCACGATGGCGTGCGGCTTCCAGTCGGCCTGCCACTTCTCGAAGAGCTATCGCGATGCGTTCGGCACCGCGCCCACCCGCGAGCGTCGCCGGCAGGCGCCGTCGCTCTCCCATGCGCCGGTGATGGCCGCTTGA
- the fdhA gene encoding formaldehyde dehydrogenase, glutathione-independent — protein sequence MSSNRGVVYLGQGKVEVQSIDYPKMVDPRGRSIGHGVILKVVSTNICGSDQHMVRGRTTAEVGLVLGHEITGEVIEIGRDVETLNVGDLVSVPFNVACGRCPTCKAQHTGVCLNVNPSRAGGAYGYVDMGGWIGGQAEYVLVPYADFNLLKFPDRAQAMAKIRDLTCLSDILPTGYHGAVMAGVKPGATVYIAGAGPVGMAAAASARLLGAACTIVGDMNEERLAHARKMGFQTINLSKDATLGEQIEQILGKPEVDCAVDCVGFEAHGHGSSGSHEEAPATVLNSLMEITRAAGAIGIPGLYVTDDPGSADAAARRGSLSLRFGLGWAKSHSFHTGQTPVMKYNRDLMQAILWDRLPIADIVNVTVVSLDDAPEGYRQFDGGAPKKFVIDPHGLLKAA from the coding sequence ATGAGCAGCAATCGCGGCGTCGTGTATCTGGGGCAGGGCAAGGTTGAAGTGCAGTCGATCGACTATCCGAAGATGGTCGATCCACGCGGCAGGTCGATCGGTCACGGTGTGATCCTGAAAGTGGTGAGCACGAATATCTGCGGCTCCGATCAGCACATGGTGCGTGGCCGCACGACCGCCGAGGTCGGCCTGGTACTCGGGCATGAGATTACCGGCGAAGTGATCGAGATAGGGCGCGACGTCGAGACGCTCAACGTCGGGGATCTGGTATCGGTGCCGTTCAACGTCGCGTGCGGACGCTGTCCGACCTGCAAGGCGCAGCATACGGGAGTGTGCCTGAACGTTAATCCGTCACGCGCGGGCGGCGCGTATGGTTATGTCGACATGGGCGGCTGGATCGGCGGGCAGGCCGAATACGTGCTGGTGCCGTACGCGGACTTCAATCTGCTGAAATTTCCGGACCGCGCGCAGGCAATGGCGAAGATCCGCGACCTGACCTGCCTGTCCGACATTCTGCCGACCGGCTATCACGGCGCAGTGATGGCCGGCGTGAAGCCAGGCGCGACCGTCTATATCGCGGGCGCGGGACCGGTCGGCATGGCGGCGGCCGCGTCCGCGCGCCTGTTGGGCGCGGCCTGCACCATCGTCGGCGACATGAATGAGGAGCGCCTCGCGCATGCGCGCAAGATGGGCTTCCAGACCATCAATCTATCGAAGGACGCCACGCTCGGCGAACAGATCGAGCAGATCCTCGGCAAGCCCGAAGTGGATTGCGCGGTGGACTGCGTCGGCTTCGAAGCACACGGTCACGGCAGCAGCGGCTCACACGAGGAAGCGCCGGCCACGGTGCTCAATTCGCTGATGGAAATCACGCGGGCGGCTGGCGCGATCGGCATTCCCGGACTCTACGTGACCGACGATCCGGGCTCGGCCGATGCCGCCGCGCGCCGGGGCAGCCTCAGTTTGCGTTTCGGGCTCGGCTGGGCCAAGTCGCATTCGTTCCACACCGGGCAGACGCCGGTCATGAAGTACAACCGCGATCTGATGCAGGCGATCCTTTGGGATCGTTTACCGATCGCGGATATCGTCAATGTGACGGTGGTGTCGCTCGACGATGCGCCCGAAGGCTACCGGCAATTCGACGGCGGCGCGCCGAAGAAGTTTGTGATCGACCCGCACGGGTTGTTGAAGGCGGCTTGA